One segment of Neobacillus endophyticus DNA contains the following:
- the rnc gene encoding ribonuclease III, with amino-acid sequence MRRNDKENEVNKRTKEHQFRDLQNAMGVSFENEKLLKQAFTHSSYVNEHRRRPFEDNERLEFLGDAVLELTVSQFLFKKYPTMTEGELTKLRAAIVCEPSLVSFANELGFGKLILLGKGEEMTGGRERPALLADVFEAFIGALYLDQGLEMVISFLEKVVFPKINAGAFSHVMDFKSQLQELVQRDGTGVIEYRVLQEKGPAHNKEFVSKVTLNGEELGIGTGRSKKEAEQHAAQMALDILKAKAT; translated from the coding sequence GTGCGCAGAAATGATAAAGAAAATGAAGTAAATAAACGCACAAAAGAACATCAATTTAGAGACTTACAAAATGCAATGGGAGTCTCTTTTGAAAATGAAAAATTATTAAAACAAGCTTTTACCCATTCATCCTATGTGAATGAGCATCGGAGAAGGCCATTTGAAGATAATGAACGGCTGGAGTTCTTAGGTGACGCCGTCCTGGAACTGACTGTTTCACAATTCCTTTTTAAAAAATACCCAACGATGACGGAAGGGGAACTGACCAAATTGCGGGCTGCCATTGTTTGCGAGCCATCACTCGTTTCGTTTGCAAACGAACTCGGATTTGGCAAGTTAATTTTATTAGGCAAAGGGGAAGAAATGACAGGGGGCAGGGAGCGCCCTGCCTTATTGGCCGACGTCTTTGAAGCGTTTATTGGCGCATTATACTTGGATCAGGGCTTGGAAATGGTTATCTCATTCCTTGAAAAGGTAGTCTTTCCGAAAATAAATGCCGGTGCTTTTTCTCATGTGATGGATTTTAAGAGTCAATTACAGGAACTTGTTCAAAGAGATGGAACAGGTGTGATCGAATATCGTGTGCTTCAGGAGAAAGGTCCAGCACATAATAAAGAGTTTGTTTCTAAAGTAACACTAAATGGAGAAGAATTGGGGATTGGCACTGGAAGGTCGAAGAAAGAAGCCGAACAGCATGCTGCCCAAATGGCATTAGATATACTAAAAGCAAAAGCAACTTAG
- the smc gene encoding chromosome segregation protein SMC produces the protein MFLKRLDIIGFKSFAERIGVDFVPGITAVVGPNGSGKSNITDAIRWVLGEQSAKSLRGSKMEDIIFAGSESRKALNYAEVTLTLDNQDQGLAIDYNEVSVTRRVSRSGESDYFINKQPCRLKDIIDLFMDSGLGREAFSIISQGKVEEILNSKAEDRRTIFEEAAGVLKYKNRKKKAEIKLTETQDNLNRVNDILHVLESQVEPLKIQASMAKDFLEKKEELEKFEVALTVFEIEELNQKWEILSKQLEEHQQQELKLSSELQVKEAKIVETRDQATALDDSITDLQNVLLRASEELEKLEGRKEVLKERKKNASQNKEQLHHSIEELTERIHQLQTNLDAQMESNNLLEGQVQTLKKLLKEKQEKLEIFSENMDEKIEALKGEYIELLNEQAGAKNEFKHLEEQLNQQSRKSIRLDEENEKFLQERQKALTKKAEIQEVLFGVQKRLEDQVVSFREQQRKLETLKNNYQKQESTLYQAYQLLQQAKSKKEMLEEMEDDYSGFFQGVKEVLKARGKNLKGIEGAVAELVTVPKEYEIALETALGGALQHIVVETEENGRAAIQYLKQHGYGRATFLPLNIIKGRPLTSAQLSLVGQHPAMIGTAVSLVQFDAKFAEVMNNLLGNVVVAKDLKGANELAKILQYRVRVVTLDGDIVNPGGSMTGGAVKQKTSSLLSRKAELEDLKGKLVIMEKKTTELESVVKALKNEVQMSETQLEELRMDGENLRLSEQTSKGDLREAELEEKNINDRLTIYDLEKEQIGSEQETQRKRLEEISKSLETYQLKIAELDGQINTLTEQKTKDLTSKETLISEINDLKVEFASKNEQYLHMKERFALTKQELEESQQKLDIVTEDLQFLTSEMTNSQTGEAQLEEASKRKQQDKEATIELITLRRQERLALKNSLEDLELEAKELKRLHKGLIIVLKDEEVKLNRHDVELENRLAHLREEYLLTFEGAKEQYPLIVPADEARKKVKLIKLAIEELGNVNIGAIEEYERVSERYEFLAEQKTDLQEAKDTLFKVIEEMDEEMKRRFDQTFQGIRQHFEPVFRALFGGGRADLILTNPEDILNTGVEIVAQPPGKKLQNLGLLSGGERALTAIALLFSILKVRPVPFCILDEVEAALDEANVHRFSQYLKRYSQETQFIVITHRKGTMEGADVLYGVTMQESGVSKLVSVRLEETKELVES, from the coding sequence ATGTTTTTAAAACGGTTGGACATCATTGGTTTTAAATCTTTTGCTGAGCGTATTGGTGTGGATTTTGTCCCCGGAATAACAGCTGTGGTTGGTCCAAATGGCAGCGGCAAAAGTAATATTACAGATGCCATCCGCTGGGTGCTGGGTGAACAATCAGCAAAATCCCTCCGTGGAAGTAAAATGGAGGACATTATTTTTGCGGGAAGCGAGTCAAGGAAAGCTCTTAATTATGCTGAAGTGACCTTGACTTTAGATAACCAGGATCAAGGGCTGGCAATTGATTATAATGAAGTAAGTGTAACTAGACGGGTCTCCCGCTCGGGTGAAAGTGATTATTTTATCAATAAGCAGCCATGCAGGCTCAAAGATATCATTGATTTATTCATGGATTCTGGCCTTGGAAGAGAAGCTTTTTCCATTATCAGTCAAGGGAAAGTGGAAGAAATTTTAAATAGCAAGGCAGAAGACCGCCGGACGATTTTTGAAGAAGCTGCAGGGGTTTTAAAATATAAAAACAGAAAGAAAAAAGCAGAAATTAAATTGACGGAGACCCAGGATAATTTGAACAGGGTAAACGATATTCTACATGTGTTGGAAAGCCAGGTTGAACCGCTGAAAATACAAGCATCAATGGCCAAGGACTTTTTAGAAAAAAAAGAAGAGCTTGAGAAATTTGAAGTGGCTTTAACTGTTTTTGAAATTGAAGAATTAAATCAAAAGTGGGAAATCCTTTCCAAGCAGTTGGAAGAACATCAGCAGCAGGAGCTTAAGTTATCTTCCGAACTTCAGGTGAAAGAGGCAAAGATTGTTGAAACAAGGGACCAGGCAACGGCACTTGATGATTCCATTACAGACCTGCAAAATGTCTTGTTAAGAGCAAGTGAAGAGCTAGAAAAGTTAGAGGGGCGTAAAGAAGTACTAAAGGAACGGAAAAAAAACGCATCCCAAAATAAAGAACAGCTCCATCATTCGATTGAGGAATTAACAGAACGAATTCATCAATTGCAAACAAATCTTGATGCTCAAATGGAATCGAACAATCTTCTAGAGGGACAAGTTCAAACTTTAAAAAAGCTTCTGAAGGAAAAACAAGAGAAACTAGAAATTTTCTCAGAAAATATGGATGAAAAAATAGAAGCTTTAAAAGGGGAATATATTGAACTCTTAAACGAACAGGCTGGTGCCAAAAACGAATTTAAACATTTGGAAGAGCAGCTCAATCAACAATCAAGAAAGAGTATTCGTCTTGATGAAGAGAACGAGAAATTCCTGCAAGAAAGACAAAAGGCATTAACTAAAAAAGCTGAAATTCAGGAAGTTCTATTTGGTGTACAAAAGCGACTAGAAGATCAGGTTGTTTCTTTCAGGGAACAGCAGAGAAAGTTGGAAACGTTAAAGAATAACTATCAAAAACAAGAAAGTACTTTATATCAAGCCTATCAGCTTCTTCAGCAAGCAAAGTCTAAGAAAGAAATGCTTGAAGAGATGGAAGACGATTATTCAGGATTTTTCCAAGGCGTCAAGGAAGTATTAAAGGCACGCGGGAAAAACTTGAAGGGAATAGAAGGGGCTGTGGCGGAACTGGTAACAGTTCCAAAGGAGTATGAAATTGCCCTTGAAACGGCCTTAGGCGGCGCATTGCAACATATTGTTGTTGAGACAGAAGAGAATGGGCGCGCAGCGATTCAGTATTTAAAACAGCATGGATATGGAAGAGCTACTTTTTTACCTTTGAATATCATCAAGGGGCGTCCGTTAACATCTGCCCAGCTTTCCCTTGTTGGGCAGCATCCGGCGATGATTGGGACTGCAGTAAGTCTTGTGCAGTTTGATGCTAAATTTGCTGAAGTAATGAACAATTTATTAGGCAATGTGGTTGTTGCCAAAGACTTAAAAGGCGCAAATGAATTAGCGAAAATTCTCCAATATCGCGTACGGGTTGTTACGCTTGACGGAGATATTGTAAATCCAGGCGGTTCAATGACTGGAGGTGCTGTAAAACAAAAGACATCTTCATTGTTATCAAGAAAAGCTGAGCTCGAAGATTTAAAAGGCAAGCTGGTCATTATGGAGAAGAAGACAACGGAGCTAGAATCCGTTGTTAAGGCGCTAAAAAATGAAGTCCAAATGTCTGAGACACAGCTCGAAGAACTGCGCATGGATGGTGAGAACCTAAGACTTTCTGAACAAACGAGTAAGGGAGATTTACGCGAAGCAGAGCTGGAGGAAAAAAACATAAATGATCGATTAACCATTTATGATTTAGAAAAAGAGCAAATAGGCAGCGAGCAAGAAACACAAAGAAAACGGTTAGAGGAAATCTCTAAATCACTTGAAACTTATCAGCTCAAGATCGCGGAGCTCGATGGTCAAATTAACACTTTAACAGAACAGAAGACAAAGGATTTAACTTCAAAAGAAACACTAATAAGTGAAATTAATGACTTAAAAGTTGAATTTGCCTCTAAGAATGAACAATATTTGCATATGAAAGAACGTTTTGCTCTTACTAAGCAAGAACTGGAAGAAAGTCAACAGAAGCTTGATATTGTAACAGAGGACCTGCAATTTCTGACGTCTGAAATGACCAATAGTCAAACTGGGGAGGCTCAGTTGGAAGAGGCCTCAAAAAGGAAACAACAAGATAAAGAAGCAACCATTGAATTAATTACTTTAAGAAGGCAGGAACGTCTGGCTCTAAAAAATTCGCTTGAAGATTTGGAGCTGGAAGCAAAAGAACTGAAGCGTCTTCATAAAGGATTAATCATCGTTTTGAAGGATGAGGAAGTAAAGTTAAACAGACATGACGTCGAGTTGGAAAATCGTCTTGCGCACCTTCGTGAAGAGTACTTATTAACCTTTGAAGGAGCAAAAGAACAATATCCATTAATCGTTCCAGCTGATGAAGCACGGAAAAAAGTCAAGTTAATTAAACTGGCCATTGAAGAGCTTGGCAATGTCAATATCGGTGCGATTGAAGAGTATGAACGGGTTTCCGAGCGCTATGAATTTTTGGCAGAACAAAAGACAGATCTTCAAGAAGCAAAGGATACACTATTCAAAGTGATTGAAGAGATGGATGAAGAAATGAAACGGCGCTTCGATCAGACGTTCCAAGGGATCAGGCAGCATTTCGAGCCGGTTTTCCGCGCGCTATTTGGCGGAGGAAGAGCGGATCTTATCTTAACCAATCCTGAGGATATTTTAAATACAGGGGTCGAAATTGTCGCACAGCCGCCTGGGAAAAAACTCCAGAATCTGGGGCTGTTATCAGGGGGAGAACGTGCTTTAACAGCAATTGCCCTGTTATTTTCTATTTTGAAAGTCCGGCCTGTTCCATTTTGTATTCTTGATGAAGTGGAAGCGGCCCTTGATGAAGCAAATGTTCATCGCTTTAGCCAATATTTAAAACGATACAGCCAGGAAACTCAGTTTATCGTGATAACACATCGCAAAGGAACCATGGAAGGAGCAGATGTCCTCTACGGTGTAACAATGCAGGAATCAGGTGTTTCCAAACTCGTGTCGGTCCGGCTGGAGGAAACGAAGGAATTGGTAGAATCTTAA